A stretch of Borrelia turcica IST7 DNA encodes these proteins:
- a CDS encoding OmpA family protein, with the protein MNFKIIILLLLLTHLSFAFETLEFKYAKGTKFRIETTDNQEIYLNGTLNAKTKTNIQVSSEVKDVKDNFADIKSYFRVLKRDDERDVFLLKEEFEGNFSINKQGEYKINNNQKRPSVRGIPRFPKTSLRINESWTYPAEEYIQASTISNEIKDFIVKFNVNYVYKGKEKIKGKDYDIIHSNYESRYNVKNIAFSQKVNQIIYFDSIAGNTYKYNDTYVFEMKNDKNNIKMIGNSSGETISIELQNDNLIENEVKEYIKDKQIDSIDINKNEKGINLSLDIEFHPDSFQVMKKEYKKLNHIAKLLEKFKDNNILIEGHTAKFGTEQEMQELSEKRAHSIGNYLLKMKVKNKNQIFFKGWGAKKPKYESSSPLASKNRRVEITILNN; encoded by the coding sequence ATGAATTTTAAAATTATTATCCTATTACTTTTATTAACACATCTATCGTTTGCATTTGAAACATTAGAATTTAAATATGCTAAAGGAACCAAATTTAGAATAGAAACCACAGACAATCAAGAAATTTACCTAAACGGAACACTTAATGCAAAAACTAAAACCAATATTCAAGTTTCAAGCGAAGTAAAAGATGTAAAAGACAACTTTGCAGATATTAAATCTTATTTTAGGGTACTAAAAAGAGATGACGAGCGTGATGTCTTTTTGCTTAAGGAAGAATTTGAAGGAAATTTTAGCATAAATAAACAAGGTGAGTATAAAATCAATAATAATCAAAAGAGACCCTCCGTTAGAGGTATTCCAAGGTTCCCAAAAACATCCTTAAGAATAAATGAAAGTTGGACATATCCGGCAGAAGAATACATTCAGGCATCTACAATTTCAAACGAAATAAAAGATTTTATTGTAAAGTTTAATGTAAATTATGTATATAAGGGCAAAGAAAAAATAAAAGGAAAAGATTACGATATAATTCACTCAAATTATGAATCTAGATATAATGTAAAAAATATTGCATTCTCTCAAAAGGTTAACCAAATAATTTACTTTGACTCAATAGCAGGAAATACATACAAATACAATGATACATACGTATTTGAAATGAAAAATGATAAAAATAATATCAAAATGATTGGTAATTCATCTGGAGAAACAATCTCTATTGAATTGCAAAACGACAACTTAATAGAGAATGAAGTAAAAGAGTATATTAAAGATAAACAAATAGACTCTATTGATATAAATAAAAATGAAAAAGGAATTAACCTAAGCTTAGATATTGAATTTCATCCTGATTCTTTTCAAGTAATGAAAAAAGAATATAAAAAACTAAACCATATAGCCAAGCTATTAGAAAAATTCAAAGACAACAATATTCTAATAGAAGGACATACAGCAAAGTTTGGAACAGAACAAGAAATGCAAGAATTATCTGAGAAAAGAGCTCATTCAATTGGAAACTACCTATTAAAAATGAAAGTAAAAAACAAAAATCAAATATTTTTCAAAGGATGGGGTGCTAAAAAACCTAAGTATGAAAGCTCATCTCCTTTAGCATCAAAAAATCGAAGAGTAGAAATTACAATTCTAAATAATTAA
- the alr gene encoding alanine racemase, producing the protein MNRHKEIIINFKNLEHNLMIIKNHIQRRELIATLKADAYGHGLIETFNFLKEKGINYFGLFWIDDALKLKKIDKNAKILLYINTDKSEIKNLVKYDIIPFVADSQYLSLIEQECLRQNKKIKVHLKVDVGMNRYGIKIENALSLARQIQNSKFIELEGVCTHLPTTEDIKITKEHTEKFICFINELNQNSINPKFIHASNSEHTENYTICEKFNMVRPGLILYGYHSNPNRSKNNLHLKPVLSLYSKVIFLKNISKGEKVSYSGLFTAKEDIQIGLVPVGYFDGIPQNTSNNFYFLIKDRKCPIRGKVCMNITIIEIPKDLKINIGEKVEIVSEKLPLDELSRASGISNYEILCSMGKHENKKYLY; encoded by the coding sequence ATGAACAGACACAAAGAAATCATAATAAACTTTAAAAACTTAGAACATAATTTAATGATAATCAAAAACCATATTCAAAGGAGAGAACTAATAGCCACTCTGAAAGCTGATGCTTATGGACATGGACTTATTGAAACATTTAACTTTTTAAAAGAAAAAGGAATAAATTACTTTGGGCTTTTTTGGATAGATGATGCCTTAAAGCTTAAAAAAATTGACAAAAATGCAAAAATATTACTCTATATTAACACAGATAAAAGTGAAATAAAAAACCTGGTAAAGTACGATATTATACCCTTTGTTGCTGATTCTCAATACTTATCATTAATAGAACAAGAATGCTTAAGACAAAATAAAAAAATAAAGGTTCACTTAAAAGTTGATGTTGGCATGAATAGATATGGCATTAAGATAGAAAATGCTTTAAGCTTAGCTAGACAAATTCAGAACTCAAAATTCATAGAATTAGAAGGGGTTTGTACTCATTTGCCTACAACAGAAGATATAAAAATTACTAAAGAACATACAGAAAAATTTATATGTTTCATAAATGAGCTTAACCAAAACAGCATAAACCCCAAATTTATCCATGCATCCAACTCAGAACACACAGAAAACTATACCATATGTGAAAAATTTAATATGGTAAGACCTGGACTTATTTTGTATGGATACCATTCAAATCCAAATAGATCAAAAAACAATTTACATCTCAAGCCTGTATTAAGTTTATATTCAAAAGTTATATTTCTGAAAAATATAAGTAAAGGAGAAAAAGTATCATACTCTGGTCTATTTACCGCAAAAGAAGACATACAAATTGGACTTGTGCCTGTTGGGTACTTTGATGGTATTCCGCAAAATACATCTAACAATTTTTATTTTCTAATAAAAGACAGAAAATGCCCAATTAGAGGAAAAGTATGTATGAACATAACAATAATCGAAATACCTAAAGATCTAAAAATCAATATAGGAGAAAAAGTAGAAATAGTCTCTGAGAAATTACCCTTAGATGAACTTAGTAGAGCATCTGGAATAAGTAATTATGAAATACTCTGCTCAATGGGAAAACACGAGAACAAAAAATATTTATATTAA
- a CDS encoding BatD family protein → MGNKSRGGYCVSKRRLVVLIFLVFFFINFKIFALSGNDYLLSTKVLKGDKVVHIIRLNLSQEFDESLLKLEISKDMNDKTKLASINRVLDGSNFVIEIKVEYYFEKLGFVKIPSLKLIYRDEVYLSSEYEVSILRQDEMQSFGLPVELYWDFSNKEIYEYQSVGFVLRSNWLTNSNLNFVTGAFSAVKDAMIDRTPIFGNIRYRTFNSKEILDVPLYNFILTPLRGAKDIIIPSVSFNVDENITRVVPEIFLKVKPIPDEVKSLAVGNFKIEYEYPNSTLINQDTFTILIKITGQGNLPHIRFPEIETYNSRVIYKKEHYNFEPSKDGYKGSISKIYTIKPDNRGNLFLNIGDFTYLEPEDEKVYRLEGKRLKYEYYGEFKSDDDSTKDLFTDFKLLSYDDILNYKNKTFLFFIPVYYLILIPGFLFSLVIFIRYKKFFLASGFGLVILILTIGVSLNAMSDGSFSEESINDLIESYKSKNYDDSLNKVDNIIKKNPSYSGLWLNRALILSKMEKEFDAIYSAYKAFFTSPNNDTFYKVVDLIEARSGVSENIRNNSFVFSNVFFIVSLILINVLIIVLSYKFYARNLKKIILFLLCSVTCFTLFQTYYFYVEQQSEIGIIKGDLVSLYKVPDNFSRSWKFIKGNVSVYVLDRKDDFVLIQTSHGLQGWIYRNFISSVKDNLI, encoded by the coding sequence ATGGGTAACAAGAGCAGAGGAGGATATTGTGTCTCCAAAAGAAGATTGGTAGTTTTAATATTTTTAGTTTTCTTTTTTATAAATTTTAAAATTTTTGCCTTATCTGGTAATGATTATTTATTGTCAACTAAGGTGCTTAAAGGGGATAAAGTTGTTCATATTATTAGATTAAATCTGTCTCAGGAATTTGACGAGAGTTTATTAAAGTTGGAAATAAGCAAGGATATGAATGATAAAACTAAGCTTGCATCAATAAATAGAGTTTTAGATGGGAGTAATTTTGTTATTGAAATAAAGGTTGAATATTATTTTGAAAAGTTAGGATTTGTTAAAATTCCTTCATTAAAATTAATTTATCGTGATGAAGTTTATTTAAGTTCAGAATATGAAGTGAGTATTTTAAGACAGGATGAGATGCAGTCTTTTGGTTTACCAGTTGAACTGTATTGGGATTTTAGCAATAAAGAAATTTATGAGTATCAGAGTGTTGGGTTTGTTTTACGTTCAAATTGGCTTACAAATAGCAATCTAAATTTTGTTACTGGTGCTTTTAGTGCTGTTAAGGATGCTATGATTGATAGGACTCCTATATTTGGAAATATTAGGTATAGAACTTTCAATAGTAAAGAAATTTTAGATGTGCCTCTTTATAATTTTATTTTAACTCCTCTTAGGGGGGCAAAAGATATTATTATCCCTAGTGTTTCTTTTAATGTAGATGAAAATATTACTCGTGTGGTTCCTGAGATTTTTTTAAAAGTCAAACCTATTCCAGATGAGGTTAAGTCTTTAGCTGTGGGCAATTTTAAAATTGAATATGAATATCCAAATTCAACTTTAATTAATCAAGATACTTTTACTATTTTAATCAAAATAACAGGACAAGGAAATCTTCCACATATTCGTTTTCCAGAAATTGAAACTTATAATTCAAGAGTCATTTATAAGAAAGAACATTATAATTTTGAGCCTTCAAAAGATGGATATAAGGGTAGTATATCTAAAATTTATACCATTAAGCCGGATAATAGAGGTAATTTATTTTTAAATATTGGTGATTTTACTTATCTAGAACCTGAAGATGAAAAGGTTTATAGACTTGAAGGTAAGCGACTAAAATATGAATATTATGGCGAATTTAAAAGTGATGATGATTCTACTAAAGATTTATTTACTGATTTTAAGTTACTTTCATATGACGATATTTTAAATTATAAGAATAAAACTTTTTTATTCTTTATACCTGTTTATTACTTGATTTTAATCCCAGGATTTTTATTCTCTTTAGTCATTTTTATTAGATATAAAAAATTTTTTCTTGCTTCAGGTTTTGGATTAGTTATTTTAATATTGACTATTGGGGTTAGTCTTAATGCTATGAGTGATGGTTCTTTTTCGGAAGAGAGTATAAATGATTTAATTGAAAGTTATAAATCAAAAAATTATGATGACTCACTTAATAAAGTAGATAATATTATTAAAAAAAATCCAAGTTACTCAGGACTTTGGTTAAATAGAGCGCTTATTTTGAGTAAAATGGAGAAAGAGTTTGATGCAATTTATTCGGCTTATAAAGCATTTTTCACTTCGCCAAATAATGATACCTTTTATAAAGTTGTTGATTTAATTGAAGCTAGGAGCGGAGTTAGTGAGAATATTAGAAATAATAGTTTTGTGTTTTCTAATGTTTTTTTCATTGTTAGTTTGATTTTAATAAATGTTTTAATAATAGTACTTTCTTATAAATTTTATGCAAGAAATTTAAAGAAAATAATTTTATTCTTACTTTGTTCTGTAACTTGTTTTACTTTGTTTCAAACATATTATTTTTATGTAGAACAACAGTCTGAAATTGGAATAATTAAAGGTGATTTAGTTTCTCTTTATAAAGTTCCTGACAACTTTTCAAGGAGTTGGAAATTTATAAAGGGCAATGTAAGTGTTTATGTACTTGATAGAAAAGATGACTTTGTGCTCATTCAAACAAGCCATGGGCTCCAGGGTTGGATTTATAGAAATTTTATCTCGTCTGTTAAGGATAACTTGATATAA
- the infA gene encoding translation initiation factor IF-1: protein MDTKEEAIETEGIVKESLPNTMFRVELKNGHLVLAHLSGKMRKHFIKIVPGDKVKVALSPYDLTKGRIIYREK from the coding sequence TTGGATACTAAAGAAGAAGCTATTGAAACTGAGGGCATTGTTAAAGAATCTCTTCCTAATACAATGTTTAGAGTAGAACTTAAGAATGGACATTTAGTTCTAGCTCATTTGTCTGGAAAGATGAGAAAACACTTCATTAAAATAGTTCCTGGTGACAAGGTAAAGGTTGCTTTATCACCTTATGATCTTACAAAGGGCAGAATAATATATAGAGAGAAATAG
- a CDS encoding tetratricopeptide repeat protein, with protein MGRDFLVKLCLGFIFVSFFSCTNVKSMSLMAIGNYEYIRGNYQNAISTYYNLVDDVKSSAWGYYNLGIVYYSLGEYESSLRMFSYARRDDDVFLNFSINYNEGIIYYNQGLYRKAEMAFKEALKINPASYNAKYNLELAIIKKRTIPDNLESLSVNKSKDFIENNENFLRYIENLERILWVTRAEEDIVSPKEDW; from the coding sequence ATGGGACGAGACTTTTTAGTTAAATTGTGCTTAGGTTTTATTTTTGTATCTTTTTTTTCTTGTACTAATGTTAAATCTATGTCTCTTATGGCCATTGGAAATTATGAATATATTAGAGGTAATTATCAAAATGCAATTTCTACTTATTATAATCTTGTAGATGATGTTAAGAGTTCTGCTTGGGGTTATTATAACCTTGGAATTGTATATTATTCTTTAGGTGAATATGAGAGTTCTCTTCGTATGTTTTCATATGCAAGAAGGGATGATGATGTTTTTTTGAATTTTAGTATAAATTATAATGAAGGAATAATATATTATAACCAGGGACTTTATCGAAAAGCGGAGATGGCCTTTAAGGAGGCTTTAAAAATTAATCCTGCAAGCTATAATGCTAAATATAATCTTGAACTTGCAATAATTAAAAAAAGAACCATTCCAGATAATTTGGAATCTTTAAGTGTTAATAAGAGTAAAGATTTTATCGAGAATAATGAAAATTTTTTGAGGTATATTGAAAATCTTGAGAGGATTTTATGGGTAACAAGAGCAGAGGAGGATATTGTGTCTCCAAAAGAAGATTGGTAG
- a CDS encoding putative glycoside hydrolase, producing MKFEIYRIFFCLIYFFVFCFLLCFHLYSLDAGYFKNNDLFFVHKGALYKKHNNTIFKVEPEGLETRWVYPFAKPVPKRITSVYEDFYSSNALLTTSDSVYFSHNYFKSFIKLFGRDSFNKNSYITSSALSQGENKHVAIGTSNSGIYLSMNGNLNFKSLNSLISKIYLSAGYYDIISAIEFSRRNQGELYCSYGIYGDIILINVSLGIVKKLEFPFKKQIVRIIDLSNSKVEKLLVRTYDNHFYSYVNGKWTFDGQFSVYREDSFEKSKRMNLASNKGSIYLTAYTLKDKSAVDARFEFIKKLGMNAVIIDFKDDTGILTYSSELVLPNKIKAVKNLIDVPYILKKARELGIYVIARVVVFKDKKLYSYNNFEYALWNKTNNQPWANIIRIDDGDSFKYIQKEYWVDLFLKDTWDYNISIAKEIQSLGVDEIQFDYIRFPTDGPVSLISSRFNKHNMRAIDALESFLIMARENISIPISIDIYGNNGWFITNSIGQNVSMISDYVDVISPMFYPSHYTNDFLNNELYYTTRAYKIYKEGSNRAAVFSFNKTIIRPYVQAFLLGQERYVSKEIYLGYFSNQLRGIKESLGNGFSLWNASNIYYMVKNDLSEFLTN from the coding sequence ATGAAGTTTGAGATATATAGAATATTTTTTTGTCTGATTTATTTTTTTGTTTTTTGTTTTTTATTATGCTTTCATTTGTATTCGTTAGACGCTGGGTATTTTAAGAATAATGATTTATTTTTTGTACATAAAGGTGCATTGTACAAGAAGCATAATAATACAATATTTAAAGTTGAGCCGGAGGGGTTGGAGACTAGATGGGTGTATCCTTTTGCAAAACCTGTTCCTAAAAGGATAACTTCGGTTTATGAGGATTTTTATTCATCAAATGCTCTTTTAACAACGAGTGATTCTGTTTATTTTTCTCATAATTATTTTAAAAGCTTTATAAAATTGTTTGGAAGAGATAGCTTTAATAAAAATTCTTATATTACGTCAAGTGCATTATCTCAAGGAGAAAATAAGCATGTTGCTATTGGAACTTCTAATAGCGGAATCTATTTGAGTATGAATGGTAATTTGAATTTTAAAAGCTTAAATTCTTTAATTTCTAAAATTTATTTGAGTGCTGGTTATTATGATATTATTAGTGCAATAGAGTTTTCTAGGCGCAATCAAGGTGAATTATATTGTTCCTATGGAATTTATGGGGATATTATTTTAATTAATGTTTCTTTAGGAATTGTTAAAAAGTTAGAGTTTCCTTTTAAAAAGCAGATAGTTCGAATTATTGATTTGTCTAATTCAAAAGTCGAAAAATTGTTGGTTAGAACTTATGATAATCATTTTTATTCTTATGTTAATGGTAAATGGACTTTTGATGGTCAATTTTCTGTTTACAGAGAAGATTCTTTTGAAAAGTCAAAGAGAATGAATCTTGCTTCTAATAAAGGTTCTATTTATTTAACAGCTTATACTCTTAAAGATAAGTCTGCTGTTGATGCTAGGTTTGAATTTATAAAAAAATTAGGGATGAATGCTGTTATAATTGATTTTAAAGATGATACCGGTATTCTGACTTATTCAAGTGAACTGGTCCTTCCAAATAAGATAAAGGCTGTTAAAAATTTAATTGATGTACCCTATATTTTAAAGAAGGCGAGAGAGCTTGGCATATATGTTATTGCTCGCGTTGTTGTATTTAAAGATAAAAAACTTTATTCTTATAATAATTTTGAGTATGCTCTTTGGAATAAAACAAATAATCAACCTTGGGCAAATATAATAAGGATTGATGATGGTGATTCTTTTAAATATATTCAAAAGGAATATTGGGTAGATTTATTCTTAAAAGATACATGGGATTACAATATATCTATCGCAAAAGAAATTCAGTCTCTTGGGGTTGATGAAATTCAGTTTGATTATATTAGATTCCCAACGGATGGGCCTGTTTCTCTTATATCTTCGAGATTTAATAAGCATAATATGAGAGCAATTGATGCTCTTGAGTCTTTTTTAATTATGGCTAGAGAAAATATTTCTATTCCTATTTCGATTGATATTTACGGAAATAATGGGTGGTTTATTACAAATAGTATTGGACAAAATGTTTCTATGATTTCAGATTATGTTGATGTTATTTCTCCAATGTTTTATCCTTCCCACTATACTAATGATTTCTTAAATAATGAATTGTATTACACTACCCGTGCTTATAAGATTTATAAGGAGGGGAGCAATAGAGCTGCTGTGTTTTCTTTCAATAAAACTATAATTAGGCCTTATGTACAAGCTTTTTTGCTTGGTCAAGAACGATATGTAAGTAAGGAAATATATTTAGGATATTTTTCTAATCAGTTAAGAGGAATTAAGGAGTCCTTAGGCAATGGATTTAGTCTTTGGAATGCATCTAACATTTACTATATGGTTAAGAATGATTTAAGTGAATTCTTAACCAATTAA
- a CDS encoding vWA domain-containing protein, producing MSIGNYYAFYLFIVLFLILIVYIYNFKKNQPFFKNLSIMYANNAYIKNYYIKKILMILFFILSLGFLILSILNISWGHKVAEDERSNLRISFVVDVSRSMLSLDEGRSINRLESAKDVISLILNNFESAEYSLTIFKGKPVLILPFSKDKASLQKILNYIEPNLISFPGSFLSEGVFSAIQGIKDDSYYNFLIILTDGDEWGENNYYRFSKLVDAMGIKSFVVGIGSNNPSPLIDNNVSVRDKEGGVVKALLNEDNLHLLASSLKGSYYDLYLKGTNYVINEIRNDIIKKSSSDIMIISILRYKIFLVISLLFMMLYIFVKVIKWDETF from the coding sequence ATGAGTATAGGGAATTATTATGCTTTTTACTTGTTTATAGTTTTGTTCTTAATTCTTATTGTGTATATCTATAATTTTAAGAAAAATCAGCCATTTTTTAAGAATTTAAGTATTATGTATGCTAATAATGCATACATAAAAAATTATTACATAAAAAAAATACTTATGATATTGTTTTTCATCTTGAGTTTGGGATTTTTGATTCTTTCTATTTTAAATATTTCTTGGGGACATAAAGTTGCTGAAGATGAGAGGTCAAATTTAAGAATATCTTTTGTTGTTGATGTATCTCGTAGTATGTTAAGTCTAGATGAAGGGAGGTCGATTAATAGGCTTGAGAGTGCTAAGGATGTTATTAGTTTAATTTTAAATAATTTTGAAAGTGCTGAGTATTCGCTTACTATTTTTAAAGGCAAGCCAGTTTTAATTTTACCCTTTTCTAAGGATAAAGCTAGTTTACAGAAGATATTAAATTATATTGAACCTAATTTAATAAGTTTTCCTGGTAGTTTTTTAAGTGAGGGAGTGTTTAGCGCTATACAGGGAATAAAGGATGATTCTTATTATAATTTTTTAATAATTTTAACGGATGGAGATGAGTGGGGTGAGAATAATTATTATAGATTTTCTAAATTAGTTGATGCTATGGGTATTAAGAGCTTTGTAGTTGGTATTGGAAGTAATAACCCGTCTCCTTTGATTGATAATAATGTAAGTGTTAGAGATAAAGAGGGAGGGGTAGTTAAAGCTTTGCTTAATGAGGATAATCTACATCTTCTTGCATCTTCTCTTAAGGGCTCTTATTATGATTTATATTTAAAGGGTACAAATTATGTTATTAATGAAATAAGAAATGATATAATAAAAAAAAGTTCAAGTGATATTATGATTATTAGTATTCTAAGGTATAAAATTTTCTTAGTCATTTCTTTGTTATTTATGATGTTGTATATATTTGTTAAGGTTATTAAATGGGACGAGACTTTTTAG
- the malQ gene encoding 4-alpha-glucanotransferase gives MRKSGILLSISSLPSKYGIGDLGKGAYRFIDFLAASSQSYWQILPYAPTDFVGSPYSSCSAFAGNINYIDLEAIGRFIDIDLATLECLENRCVDYDKLRSVKDAVLKEAALNFLHRATEDEMKKFEKFRKSASYWLLDFSSFVVFKEYYSKSESSETFNVLFSREILKRDNRALAKLREDLDVDIKVQQVLQYFFFSQFRALKRYANAAGVSIIGDIPIFVSYDSADVWAHQKYFKLKFDASKDKVTGVPPDYFSKEGQLWGNSAYNWKALRKDNYEWWINRIDFLQKYVDIVRIDHFRGFVSTWEIDARESTAVKGHWVKCPGKDFLKHLLGEINNLKIWVEDLGEDLEDTFKLRDYFNFPGMKVMQFAFDSDAKNPYLPHNYIRNCIVYTGTHDNNTTRGFISSLDDKHKRYIFDYFNTNEDSAVWDMIRGAMASVADSVIIPMQDYLDLGAEFRMNIPGTIFNNWTFKMLNSDLTDNLSKKISDITKLYGRV, from the coding sequence ATGAGAAAAAGTGGAATTTTACTAAGTATTAGTTCTTTACCATCTAAGTATGGGATTGGAGATTTAGGTAAGGGGGCATATAGATTTATAGACTTTCTAGCTGCTTCATCTCAATCTTATTGGCAAATATTGCCTTATGCTCCTACGGATTTTGTAGGGTCTCCTTATTCCAGTTGTTCTGCATTTGCGGGTAATATTAATTATATTGATTTAGAGGCTATTGGTAGATTTATTGATATAGATTTAGCTACTCTTGAATGCTTGGAAAATAGGTGTGTTGATTATGATAAGCTTAGAAGTGTTAAAGACGCTGTTTTAAAAGAGGCTGCTTTAAACTTTTTACATAGGGCAACTGAGGATGAGATGAAAAAGTTTGAAAAATTTAGAAAATCTGCTTCTTATTGGCTTTTGGATTTTTCAAGCTTTGTTGTTTTTAAAGAGTATTATTCTAAATCCGAATCTTCAGAGACTTTTAATGTTTTATTTAGTAGAGAAATTCTTAAAAGAGATAATAGGGCTTTAGCTAAGCTTAGAGAAGATCTTGATGTTGATATTAAAGTACAACAAGTTTTACAATATTTCTTTTTTTCACAGTTTAGAGCTTTAAAGAGGTATGCTAATGCTGCTGGGGTTAGCATAATAGGAGATATTCCTATTTTTGTTTCTTATGATTCTGCTGATGTTTGGGCTCATCAGAAGTATTTTAAGTTAAAGTTTGATGCAAGTAAAGATAAGGTAACGGGTGTTCCGCCTGATTATTTTTCTAAGGAAGGACAGCTTTGGGGTAATTCAGCTTACAACTGGAAAGCTTTAAGAAAGGATAACTATGAGTGGTGGATTAATCGTATTGATTTTTTACAGAAATATGTAGATATTGTTAGGATTGATCATTTTAGAGGATTTGTATCGACTTGGGAGATAGATGCTAGAGAGTCTACCGCTGTTAAGGGGCATTGGGTTAAGTGTCCTGGGAAAGATTTTTTGAAACATCTTTTAGGCGAAATTAATAATTTGAAAATTTGGGTAGAGGATCTTGGAGAGGATCTTGAAGATACATTTAAATTAAGAGATTATTTTAATTTTCCAGGAATGAAAGTAATGCAATTTGCATTTGATTCTGATGCTAAAAATCCATATCTTCCTCATAATTATATAAGGAATTGTATTGTCTATACAGGGACTCATGATAATAATACTACTCGTGGGTTTATTAGTTCTCTTGATGATAAGCATAAGAGGTATATTTTTGATTATTTTAATACCAATGAAGATTCTGCTGTTTGGGATATGATAAGAGGCGCTATGGCTAGTGTTGCAGATAGTGTTATAATCCCAATGCAAGACTATCTTGACTTAGGGGCTGAATTTAGGATGAATATACCTGGTACAATTTTTAACAATTGGACTTTTAAAATGCTTAATAGTGATTTGACAGATAATTTAAGCAAGAAGATAAGTGATATTACAAAACTTTATGGGAGAGTTTAA
- a CDS encoding calcium/sodium antiporter, which translates to MEYMHFFYVAFGIFLLYLGGDYLLKSSVSIATYFKVPNLLIGVTIVSFSTSAPELFTSLIASFKGKNEIIVSNIIGSNIINMLLALPLTGIFLSIETEFKRLKLSFIILFLLMFLLLVLSFDINALAFFKMPYYKTSSLIIFIFFLFYLFLFYREERKYNFVSKETEEINCNYGVKFLFLNAFSLVLSMYFLYLGSKLLVDSSVYIANNIFNVSEKVIGIILVAFGTSIPEIVVSLFSVAKKETEIAIGNIIGSNIFNIGLILASSSFVRPVLMSDIYFVDFIIMVSVSLILLLIVKFKGVFSRGPSILFLFLYALYNMFLFVGV; encoded by the coding sequence TTGGAATACATGCATTTTTTTTATGTAGCATTTGGTATATTTTTATTGTATCTTGGTGGAGACTATCTTTTAAAGAGTTCTGTAAGTATTGCCACTTATTTTAAAGTTCCTAATCTTTTAATTGGTGTTACTATAGTATCGTTCTCAACGAGTGCACCAGAGCTTTTTACAAGCTTAATAGCATCCTTTAAAGGTAAAAATGAAATTATTGTTTCCAATATTATTGGAAGTAATATTATTAATATGTTACTTGCACTTCCCTTAACGGGGATTTTTTTGAGTATTGAAACGGAGTTTAAGAGACTTAAGCTTTCTTTTATAATTTTATTTTTATTAATGTTTCTCCTTTTAGTGCTTTCTTTTGATATAAATGCTTTAGCTTTTTTTAAAATGCCTTATTATAAGACTAGTTCATTAATAATTTTCATTTTCTTTTTATTTTATCTATTTTTATTTTACAGAGAAGAAAGGAAGTACAATTTTGTTTCAAAAGAAACAGAAGAAATTAATTGTAATTATGGTGTCAAATTTTTATTTTTAAATGCATTTTCATTAGTTTTAAGCATGTATTTTTTGTATTTAGGTTCAAAATTATTAGTAGATAGTTCAGTCTATATTGCAAACAATATTTTTAATGTTAGTGAGAAAGTTATTGGGATTATTCTTGTAGCTTTTGGAACTAGCATACCAGAGATTGTTGTTTCTTTATTTTCTGTGGCTAAAAAAGAAACAGAGATTGCTATTGGAAATATTATTGGGAGTAATATATTTAATATTGGATTGATTTTAGCTAGTAGTAGTTTTGTAAGACCAGTATTGATGAGTGATATTTATTTTGTTGACTTTATTATAATGGTTTCTGTATCTTTAATTTTATTATTAATAGTTAAATTTAAAGGAGTTTTTAGCAGGGGACCTTCTATTCTTTTTTTATTTTTGTATGCTTTATATAACATGTTTTTGTTTGTAGGTGTTTAA
- a CDS encoding TraR/DksA family transcriptional regulator — MQKSNFEHEFVLKMKNLLLEAKKEILNSIKSVEDSKREIISNDLHLKDVLDIAFDNMDGNNLEALSSVEKKNLHLINQALYRISQNTYGRCLACDKDIAKERLEAIPYAFLCIGCQTRKEKKSRR, encoded by the coding sequence ATGCAGAAAAGTAATTTTGAGCATGAGTTTGTTTTGAAGATGAAAAATCTTCTTTTGGAAGCAAAAAAAGAAATATTGAATTCTATAAAATCTGTTGAGGATAGTAAGAGAGAAATTATTAGCAATGATCTTCATCTTAAGGATGTACTTGATATTGCGTTTGATAACATGGATGGAAATAATCTTGAAGCTTTAAGCTCTGTTGAGAAAAAGAATCTTCATTTAATAAATCAAGCACTTTATCGTATTTCTCAAAATACTTATGGAAGGTGTTTAGCTTGTGATAAGGATATTGCAAAAGAGAGACTTGAAGCTATTCCTTATGCATTTTTGTGTATAGGGTGTCAAACTAGAAAAGAGAAAAAGAGCAGAAGATAA